The Dysidea avara chromosome 13, odDysAvar1.4, whole genome shotgun sequence genome includes a region encoding these proteins:
- the LOC136242794 gene encoding scavenger receptor cysteine-rich type 1 protein M160-like isoform X1: MASSFAYFSLCVLILAWFTNAQGLMYPLRLFSGSDPFLGELQAYVNSTWKPVCSQLYMNSVTANKICRSLGYRIAIRTFEYTYNGSDAAFDVIYCDGISNDCAFTSHTQGQLCRSYKAKGLVCSNDVSVHLVNNITNSSNEGRVEVYYKGKWGTVCYSDLPTYANARVICRELGYPDAKFTTEILSFGNASSDQPIWIFNLRCDGTEDTILDCFLYMWETYSYCVNHAHDLAVSCLETSDGLPIYPVRLVNGNNTLLWYGRVEIFYNGSWGAVCDTGWGYEEANVVCRQLGFSGTDSAALSDSVFGQLQGTIWMDEVTCLGNESGLSQCQYDRWGIPIGFGFGYCQHSEEASVVCSRNSSMSEQFNVRLVDEDGNTNTSYGNVQVMHLGLWGSVYNTYWQFSDANVVCRQLNYAYALRATSFSRFGAGITPVWMNRVQCNGTEASLKNCGFPGFGVVPLRFRVDLFAAGVVCFNQTAPPNIRLVGAANNLAGRVEVYYNHQWGTICADKWYINAARVVCHQLGYYGSEVMATFSTGATTQPVWLSGIECNGEEKFITDCVHNNWGNNSCSHEEYAGVVCSESNLKIPLRLVGGAGGYEGRVEVLVSGVWGTICYNTLQITDGNVMCRQLGYHASRDLYITTHFGAASPDIPITFGSLLCIGNESQISECKAIKEGHPPLKYCTHANDDLGLRCYDYDPADGFPIRLVDGPTNNTGRVEVYIDNEWGSICDDGWSSEDAKVVCRQLGYPSEGAVAINGAYYGEGSGPIVLYQVECKGTEDTIANCSFGGPFHTNCFHTKDASVNCTVNCPPVTFPNGKFTGSFGQLIFSCDDGYRLTGTMMLTCISSPHPHWDHDVPVCKKICSNLTAPIRGSCDNGCGGLAGDIVNFKCSPPNVLSGPSQLYCMMNGTWSGAVPKCVASCPEITPPFHGSCDPCVGSEGDIVQFSCGGGYQLNGATSTVCLNTTQWTNDPPQCTVLVLDFPLHLFNGSVRYQGELQVYFNDVWRPVCSPTNMDSVTANKICQSLGFRVSLNTFDYNYTENNAIFDEIYCNGFSQSCTYKLHAEGQPCDSLLAMGIVCSDDFSLRLVNNITDHTNEGRVEVYYNGEWGTVCHNGFPFINNHRVICRELGYSDARVTTELLWFGNASDDQPILMSDVLCSGTEETILDCFLYTWEATSHCAGHSQDMAVSCLQRDDGLPIYPVRLVSGNNTSLWYGRVEIFYNGSWGAVCDTGWGYEEANVVCRQLGFSGTDSAALSDSVFGQLNGMVWMDLVSCYGNESGLSHCQHAGWGVPNDKGFSYCEHSREASVVCSANSSMSEQFSVRLVDEDGNTGTSYGNVQVMHLGLWGSVFGTYWQFSDANVVCRQLNYAYALRATRYSSFGAGITPVWMDSVQCNGTEASLKFCSFPGFGVTPLQTSIEYNSAGVVCFNQAAPPNIRLVGGTNNLAGRVEVYYNHQWGTICADRWYINAARVVCHQLGYYGSEVMATFSTGATTQPVWLSGIECNGEEKVITDCVHNNWGNNSCSHEEYAGVVCSESNFTVPVRLVDGADSYEGRVEVLVNGIWGTICVGGPQDVDGDVICRQLGHYASRQLYLASEFGVASPDTPYIFWGLTCTGNELQISECDGIRLGDAPLISCNHAEDDLGVRCYDYNPADGFPIRLVGGPTNNTGRVEVYIDNEWGSICDDGWSSDDAKVVCHQLGYPSEGAVAISGAYYGEGSGPIVLYQVECKGTEDTIANCSFGGPFHTNCGHSQDASVNCTVNCPPVTFPNGKFTGNFGQLIFSCDDGYRLTGTMMLTCISSPHPHWDHDVPVCKKICSNLTAPIHGSCDNGCGGLAGDVVNFNCSPPNVLSGPSQLYCMMNGTWSSSVPKCVASCPEITPPFHGSCDPCVGSEGDMVQFSCDEGYQLNGATSTVCLNTTQWTNHPPQCTAICQEFIHPVGGSCVPSCSGVAGDNITIQCGDGHVLQGSSTVTCQQNGTWSSSIPICVATCPSITAPPNGHCKPCTGLAGQQISFTCDNQYTLIGTPNITCLSNGLWSTAMPTCTANCPVLDSPTNGSCYPGDCSGSVGETVQFKCQAGYKLDGLRSITCLQNSTWNGSVPQCKRICKDLSNSDALSYHPSCTGSAAGDVIQISCGEGYMLRGVSSLTCGVDGHWSSTPPSCIKLCDPISPPANGTCSSVNCIGVVGDQLYYSCNDGFTINGTNVSNCLQGGTWDNTPPLCIVMKCPNLTPPVSGNCSTPGCQGSVGDSIYFNCYSGFDLVGSSNATCIRKGEWTSPAPVCKKITSSSSSHSKTYTGAIAGGTSAVILMTAVVVGLVAVFCWRRRKHKKSHGFIRLTTTLSTKNESFINEDDIDEVDLL; the protein is encoded by the exons ATGGCCAGCTCGTTTGCATACTTCTCATTGTGCGTGCTGATCCTTGCATGGTTCACCAATG CTCAAGGACTGATGTACCCATTGCGTCTATTCAGTGGGAGCGACCCATTTCTGGGAGAGCTACAAGCATACGTCAATAGCACATGGAAGCCAGTGTGTTCCCAATTATACATGAACTCTGTAACTGCAAATAAGATTTGTCGAAGTCTGGGATATAGGATAGCCATAAGAACATTTGAGTACACTTACAATGGTAGTGACGCGGCATTTGATGTCATATACTGTGATGGAATATCTAATGATTGTGCTTTCACATCACATACACAAGGACAGCTGTGTAGATCCTACAAAGCCAAAGGACTTGTTTGCTCAAATG atgTTTCTGTTCATCTTGTGAACAACATCACTAACAGCTCAAATGAAGGGAGGGTGGAAGTGTATTACAAAGGAAAGTGGGGGACAGTTTGTTATAGTGATTTACCAACCTATGCTAATGCCAGAGTGATATGTAGAGAGTTAGGTTATCCTGATGCCAAGTTCACTACTGAAATACTATCATTTGGAAATGCTTCCAGTGATCAACCAATCTGGATATTCAATTTAAGATGTGATGGCACTGAGGACACCATCCTGGACTGTTTCCTGTACATGTGGGAGACTTATTCTTATTGTGTTAATCATGCACATGACCTGGCAGTCTCCTGTTTGGAAA CTAGTGATGGTTTACCGATATACCCAGTGAGGTTGGTTAATGGTAACAACACTTTACTGTGGTATGGTAGAGTTGAGATATTTTATAATGGAAGTTGGGGGGCAGTGTGTGACACTGGCTGGGGATATGAAGAAGCTAATGTTGTATGCAGACAACTAGGATTTAGTGGAACTGATTCTGCAGCTCTTT CTGACAGTGTGTTTGGTCAGTTACAAGGGACAATTTGGATGGATGAAGTGACATGTCTTGGTAATGAAAGTGGACTATCTCAATGCCAATATGATCGATGGGGTATACCTATCGGATTTGGCTTTGGCTACTGTCAACATTCTGAAGAAGCTTCTGTAGTATGCTCAAGAA ACTCCAGTATGTCAGAACAGTTTAATGTGAGGCTAGTTGATGAAGATGGTAACACAAACACTAGCTATGGTAATGTACAAGTGATGCACCTTGGATTATGGGGCAGTGTCTATAATACTTACTGGCAGTTTAGTGATGCTAATGTTGTGTGTAGACAACTGAACTATGCCTATGCCTTAAGAGCTACAAG tttTTCAAGATTTGGTGCTGGAATTACACCAGTGTGGATGAATAGAGTCCAGTGTAATGGCACTGAAGCTTCTTTAAAGAATTGTGGTTTTCCTGGATTTGGTGTTGTTCCTTTACGTTTTCGAGTTGATCTTTTTGCAGCTGGAGTGGTGTGTTTTA ACCAAACAGCTCCACCCAACATAAGATTAGTGGGAGCGGCTAACAATCTTGCAGGTAGAGTGGAGGTGTACTACAATCACCAGTGGGGTACAATATGTGCTGACAAGTGGTACATCAATGCTGCTAGAGTGGTGTGTCATCAACTGGGTTATTATGGTAGTGAAGTAATGGCTACATTTAGTACAGGAGCTACAACACAACCAGTTTGGTTGAGTGGTATAGAATGTAATGGTGAAGAGAAGTTTATCACTGACTGTGTCCATAATAATTGGGGGAACAACAGTTGTAGTCATGAAGAGTATGCTGGTGTAGTGTGTTCTG AGAGCAATCTCAAAATCCCACTTCGACTTGTTGGTGGTGCAGGTGGTTACGAAGGGCGTGTTGAAGTACTTGTCAGTGGAGTATGGGGTACTATTTGCTACAACACTCTGCAGATAACTGACGGGAATGTGATGTGCCGTCAACTTGGGTACCATGCATCTCGTGATCTTTACATTACCACCCACTTTGGTGCAGCCAGTCCAGACATACCGATCACATTTGGCTCACTATTATGTATTGGAAATGAGTCACAAATCAGTGAATGCAAGGCTATAAAAGAAGGAcatcctccacttaaatattgTACTCATGCTAACGATGATTTAGGATTAAGGTGTTATG ATTATGATCCAGCCGATGGTTTCCCTATTAGACTAGTAGATGGTCCTACTAATAACACAGGTCGTGTTGAGGTGTACATTGACAATGAATGGGGTAGCATATGTGATGATGGCTGGAGCAGTGAAGATGCTAAAGTTGTGTGTCGTCAATTAGGCTACCCCAGTGAGGGTGCAGTAGCCATCAATGGTGCTTATTATGGTGAAGGGAGTGGACCAATTGTACTATATCAGGTGGAGTGTAAAGGAACAGAAGATACAATAGCTAATTGTTCATTTGGTGGACCATTCCATACTAACTGTTTTCACACAAAGGATGCTTCTGTCAATTGTACTG TCAATTGTCCACCTGTAACATTTCCCAATGGAAAGTTCACTGGAAGTTTTGGTCAACTAATATTCTCATGTGATGATGGCTATAGACTAACTGgtacaatgatgttaacatgTATATCATCTCCACACCCTCACTGGGATCATGATGTACCAGTCTGTAAAA AAATATGCTCCAACCTAACTGCTCCTATACGCGGATCTTGTGACAACGGATGTGGAGGATTAGCTGGTGATATAGTAAACTTTAAATGTAGTCCACCTAATGTGTTAAGTGGACCATCccaactatactgtatgatgaatgGTACCTGGAGTGGTGCTGTACCTAAGTGTGTTG CAAGTTGTCCTGAAATCACACCACCATTTCATGGCTCATGTGATCCCTGTGTTGGTAGTGAAGGTGACATAGTACAGTTTTCATGTGGTGGAGGTTATCAGTTGAATGGAGCAACTAGTACAGTATGTCTTAACACAACGCAATGGACCAATGACCCTCCTCAGTGTACTG TTCTGGTACTGGACTTCCCATTGCATCTGTTTAATGGAAGTGTCCGATATCAAGGAGAGCTACAAGTgtattttaatgatgtttggaGACCTGTGTGTTCTCCGACAAACATGGATTCTGTAACTGCAAATAAGATATGTCAGAGTCTGGGATTTAGAGTATCCCTGAACACGTTCGATTACAATTACACTGAGAATAATGCAATATTTGATGAAATATACTGTAATGGATTTTCACAGTCCTGCACCTATAAGTTACATGCAGAAGGTCAACCATGTGATTCACTCCTTGCCATGGGCATTGTTTGTTCAGATG ATTTTTCTCTTCGTCTTGTGAACAACATCACTGATCACACAAATGAAGGAAGGGTGGAAGTGTATTACAATGGGGAATGGGGGACAGTTTGCCACAATGGTTTCCCTTTCATTAACAACCATAGAGTGATATGTAGAGAGTTGGGTTATTCTGATGCGAGGGTGACCACTGAATTATTGTGGTTTGGTAATGCCTCTGATGATCAACCAATATTGATGTctgatgtgttgtgtagtgGTACAGAGGAAACCATACTAGACTGTTTCCTGTACACCTGGGAGGCTACTTcacactgtgctggtcactCACAGGATATGGCAGTATCTTGTTTacaaa GAGACGATGGTTTACCGATATATCCAGTGAGGTTGGTTAGTGGTAACAACACTTCATTGTGGTATGGTAGAGTTGAGATATTTTATAATGGAAGTTGGGGGGCAGTGTGTGACACTGGCTGGGGATATGAAGAAGCTAATGTTGTATGCAGACAACTAGGATTTAGTGGAACTGATTCTGCAGCTCTTT CTGACAGTGTATTTGGTCAGCTCAATGGAATGGTATGGATGGACCTAGTATCTTGTTATGGTAATGAGAGTGGACTATCTCACTGTCAACATGCTGGATGGGGGGTACCCAATGATAAGGGCTTCAGCTATTGTGAACATTCTAGAGAAGCTTCTGTGGTGTGTTCTGCTA ACTCCAGTATGTCAGAACAGTTTAGTGTGAGGCTAGTTGATGAAGATGGTAACACAGGCACTAGTTATGGTAATGTACAAGTGATGCACCTCGGATTATGGGGGAGTGTCTTTGGTACTTACTGGCAGTTTAGTGATGCTAATGTTGTGTGTAGACAACTGAACTATGCCTATGCCTTAAGAGCTACAAG GTATTCATCATTTGGTGCTGGAATTACACCAGTGTGGATGGACTCAGTCCAGTGTAATGGTACTGAAGCTTCTTTAAAGTTTTGCAGTTTTCCTGGATTTGGAGTCACTCCATTGCAAACTAGCATTGAATATAATTCAGCTGGTGTAGTGTGCTTTA ACCAAGCAGCTCCACCCAACATAAGATTAGTGGGAGGGACTAACAATCTTGCAGGCAGAGTGGAGGTGTACTACAATCACCAATGGGGTACAATATGTGCTGACAGGTGGTACATCAATGCTGCTAGAGTAGTGTGTCATCAACTGGGTTATTATGGTAGTGAAGTAATGGCTACATTTAGTACAGGAGCTACAACACAACCTGTTTGGTTGAGTGGTATAGAATGTAATGGTGAAGAGAAGGTTATCACTGACTGTGTCCATAATAATTGGGGGAACAACAGTTGTAGTCATGAAGAGTATGCTGGTGTAGTCTGTTCTG AGAGCAACTTTACAGTTCCAGTTCGACTTGTTGATGGTGCAGATAGCTATGAAGGACGTGTTGAAGTGCTAGTCAATGGGATATGGGGTACTATTTGTGTTGGTGGACCACAAGATGTTGATGGAGATGTCATCTGTCGTCAACTCGGACATTACGCGTCTCGTCAGTTGTACCTGGCCAGTGAGTTTGGTGTTGCCAGTCCAGACACACCCTACATATTCTGGGGACTAACTTGTACTGGAAATGAATTACAAATCAGTGAGTGTGATGGTATAAGGTTAGGCGATGCTCCTCTCATATCCTGTAATCATGCTGAAGATGATTTGGGAGTGCGATGTTATG ATTATAATCCAGCCGATGGTTTCCCTATTAGACTAGTAGGTGGTCCTACTAATAACACAGGTCGTGTTGAGGTGTATATTGACAATGAATGGGGTAGCATATGTGATGATGGCTGGAGCAGTGATGATGCTAAAGTTGTGTGTCATCAACTAGGCTACCCCAGTGAGGGTGCAGTAGCCATCAGTGGTGCTTATTATGGTGAGGGGAGTGGACCAATTGTACTATATCAGGTGGAGTGTAAAGGAACAGAAGATACAATAGCTAATTGTTCATTTGGTGGACCATTCCATACTAACTGTGGTCACTCACAGGATGCTTCTGTCAACTGTACTG TCAATTGTCCACCTGTAACATTCCCCAATGGAAAGTTCACTGGAAATTTTGGTCAACTAATATTCTCATGTGATGATGGCTATAGACTAACTGgtacaatgatgttaacatgTATATCATCTCCACACCCTCACTGGGATCATGATGTACCAGTCTGTAAAA AAATATGTTCCAACCTAACTGCTCCTATACACGGATCATGTGATAATGGATGTGGAGGATTAGCTGGTGATGTAGTAAACTTTAATTGTAGTCCACCTAATGTGTTAAGTGGACCATCccaactatactgtatgatgaatgGTACATGGAGTAGTTCTGTACCTAAGTGTGTTG CAAGTTGTCCAGAAATCACACCACCATTTCATGGCTCATGTGATCCTTGTGTTGGTAGTGAAGGGGATATGGTACAGTTTTCATGTGATGAAGGTTATCAGTTAAATGGAGCAACTAGTACAGTGTGTCTTAACACAACACAATGGACCAATCACCCGCCTCAGTGTACTG CAATTTGTCAAGAGTTTATTCATCCAGTTGGAGGGTCATGTGTCCCCAGTTGTTCTGGTGTAGCTGGTGACAATATTACCATCCAGTGTGGTGATGGTCATGTCTTACAAGGATCCTCCACCGTGACATGTCAGCAAAATGGAACATGGAGCAGCTCTATTCCTATTTGTGTTG CTACTTGTCCAAGTATCACTGCTCCTCCAAATGGACATTGTAAACCATGTACTGGCTTAGCTGGACAACAGATATCATTCACATGTGATAACcaatatactttaattggaACACCAAACATTACTTGCTTATCTAATGGACTCTGGAGTACCGCCATGCCAACCTGTACAG CTAATTGTCCGGTACTTGATTCTCCAACGAATGGATCGTGTTATCCTGGAGACTGTAGTGGCTCTGTTGGGGAGACCGTCCAATTCAAGTGTCAGGCTGGCTACAAACTTGATGGGCTCCGGTCAATTACTTGTCTTCAAAATTCTACATGGAATGGCTCAGTACCACAGTGTAAAC GCATATGCAAAGATCTGTCAAATAGTGATGCTTTGTCTTATCATCCATCATGTACTGGGTCAGCTGCAGGAGATGTTATACAAATATCATGTGGAGAAGGGTATATGTTACGAGGTGTATCATCACTAACCTGTGGTGTTGATGGTCACTGGAGCTCTACTCCACCTTCTTGCATCAAATTATGTGATCCTATTAGCCCACCGGCCAATGGGACTTGTAGTTCTGTAAATTGTATTGGAGTTGTTGGTGATCAACTTTACTACTCCTGTAATGATGGGTTTACTATTAATGGAACAAATGTTAGTAACTGTTTACAAGGAGGTACTTGGGACAATACTCCACCATTATGCATTG TTATGAAATGTCCTAACCTCACTCCACCTGTTAGCGGCAACTGTAGCACACCAGGATGTCAGGGGTCTGTCGGTGACTCTATCTATTTCAACTGCTATAGTGGTTTTGATTTGGTTGGCTCAAGTAATGCTACTTGCATACGCAAGGGAGAGTGGACTTCACCAGCTCCTGTCTGCAAAA AAATCACTTCGTCATCATCCAGTCACTCAAAGACGTACACTGGTGCTATTGCTGGAGGCACATCGGCTGTTATTCTAATGACTGCCGTGGTTGTTGGATTAGTTGCAGTATTTTGCTGGAGACGTAG AAAGCATAAAAAGTCTCATGGATTTATTCGCTTAACCACAACACTGTCCACCAAAAATGAAAGCTTCATCAATGAAGATGACATTG ATGAAGTTGACCTCCTATGA